One Benincasa hispida cultivar B227 chromosome 5, ASM972705v1, whole genome shotgun sequence genomic window carries:
- the LOC120078777 gene encoding endoglucanase 11-like gives MEEENTAPTTSTTQCRRRTGPPKPPTSSNKRLLLIFLSFSFLWTFAAGAFDYADALSKSLLYFESQRSGRLPYNQRVNWRDHSGLTDGLEQGVDLVGGYYDAGDHVKFGLPMAFTITMLSWSVIEYRQEIEAAGELEHALEAIKWGTDYFIKAHTSPNVLWAEVGDGDTDHYCWQRPEDMTTSRQAYKIDGKKPGSDLAGETAAAMAAASIVFRKTNSHYSHLLLHHAQQLFEFGDKFRGKYDASVGTVKSYYASVSGYKDELLWAALWLFEATDNRQYLEYVVNKAHCFGGIGWAISEFSWDVKYAGVQLMASKLLMQGRHNNNNEQAKILKQYQSKAEYYLCTILNKNNASNVDRTPAGLLFIRQWNNMQYVSTASFLLTVYSDYLRRSNNRLNCHTGPVDPDHLFAFAKQQTDYILGSNPMNMSYFVGFGPKFPTRVHHRGASIVSYRENKAFIGCTQGYDNWYGKGDPNPNVVVGAVVGGPDCQDNFSDERGNYMQTEACTYNTAPLVGVFAKLSQFEASDAGRTRGDQLLHASY, from the exons ATGGAGGAGGAGAATACGGCCCCGACGACATCAACGACGCAATGCCGCCGCCGCACCGGACCTCCTAAACCTCCAACGTCTTCCAACAAACGCCTCCTCTTGATCTTCCTCTCCTTCTCTTTTCTATGGACCTTCGCCGCCGGAGCTTTCGACTACGCCGACGCTCTGTCCAAGAGTCTCCTCTACTTCGAGTCTCAGCGATCAGGGAGGCTTCCGTACAACCAGCGCGTCAACTGGCGAGACCATTCCGGCCTCACCGacggtcttgaacaagga GTTGATTTAGTCGGAGGATACTACGACGCCGGTGATCATGTGAAGTTCGGCCTCCCAATGGCCTTCACGATAACGATGCTATCGTGGAGCGTGATTGAGTACCGACAAGAAATTGAAGCTGCTGGAGAATTAGAGCACGCTCTCGAGGCGATAAAATGGGGAACGGATTATTTCATCAAAGCACACACTAGCCCCAATGTGCTATGGGCAGAG GTCGGAGATGGAGATACAGATCATTACTGCTGGCAGAGACCGGAGGACATGACGACGTCACGGCAAGCATACAAAATCGACGGGAAGAAGCCAGGGTCAGATCTAGCCGGAGAGACGGCGGCAGCGATGGCAGCGGCGTCGATCGTGTTCAGAAAAACGAACTCACATTATTCACACCTGCTGCTCCATCACGCGCAACAG TTGTTTGAATTTGGGGATAAATTCAGAGGGAAATATGATGCAAGTGTGGGAACAGTGAAGAGTTACTACGCGTCGGTGAGTGGGTATAAAGATGAACTGCTGTGGGCTGCGCTGTGGCTGTTTGAAGCCACCGACAATCGACAGTATTTGGAGTACGTCGTTAACAAGGCTCACTGCTTCGGTGGCATTGGCTGGGCCATTTCTGAATTCAGCTGGGACGTTAAGTATGCTGGCGTCCAACTCATGGCCTCCAAG TTGCTAATGCAGGGGAGGCATAACAATAACAACGAGCAAGCAAAAATCCTGAAGCAATACCAATCCAAAGCAGAGTATTACCTCTGCACTATCCTCAACAAGAACAACGCCAGCAACGTCGACCGAACGCCGGCTGGCCTTTTATTTATCCGTCAATGGAACAACATGCAATACGTTTCTACAGCCTCATTTCTTCTCACCGTCTACTCCGACTACCTCCGCCGATCCAACAACCGTCTCAACTGCCACACCGGCCCCGTCGATCCTGACCACCTTTTCGCCTTTGCAAAACAACAAACAGATTACATTCTCGGTTCCAACcctatgaacatgagctacttCGTCGGATTTGGCCCCAAGTTTCCGACTAGAGTTCATCACAGAGGAGCCTCGATTGTGTCGTACAGAGAAAACAAAGCCTTCATCGGCTGCACTCAGGGCTACGACAATTGGTATGGCAAGGGCGATCCGAACCCAAACGTCGTCGTTGGGGCGGTGGTCGGCGGCCCTGATTGCCAGGACAATTTTTCCGATGAGAGAGGGAATTACATGCAGACTGAGGCCTGCACTTATAATACGGCGCCGTTGGTCGGCGTTTTTGCCAAATTGTCGCAGTTTGAAGCTTCGGATGCGGGTCGAACCCGAGGCGACCAGCtcctacatgcttcatattga